One stretch of Oceanimonas pelagia DNA includes these proteins:
- a CDS encoding LysR family transcriptional regulator produces the protein MNPKVNAKQLHIFQEVIRSGSISKAARRLGLTQPAVSTAIANLESDMGFMLFRRNHYGTEMTAEAKSFSEGVERALKALNNLEELASDLKHGRTGKLQIGCMPGMATLAPAMVAAFMGHNPGVKLSLQTFPSGKVEEWVAGGHFDLGIVEKPQAKNELEIWPYRFRMLCALPAGSPLAERREITIDDLEGRPLITLGDGHQSTMQLRSLAHRHNLALNVVAETQLFPSAMGLVDAGVGYTLIDPITAMEYGKRHDCSVVLRPFAPRVEFEVAIILPRFHLTSRLCQRFHAALKAEFDAMAARFASAGQEAERN, from the coding sequence ATGAACCCCAAGGTCAATGCGAAACAACTGCACATTTTTCAGGAGGTGATCCGCAGTGGCAGCATCAGCAAGGCGGCACGCCGGCTGGGGCTGACACAGCCGGCCGTGAGCACCGCCATAGCCAACCTCGAAAGTGACATGGGGTTTATGCTGTTCCGGCGTAATCACTACGGCACCGAGATGACCGCAGAAGCCAAATCCTTTTCCGAGGGAGTGGAGCGTGCGCTCAAGGCCCTGAACAACCTGGAAGAGCTGGCATCAGATCTGAAGCACGGCCGCACCGGCAAGCTGCAGATTGGCTGCATGCCGGGCATGGCCACCCTGGCGCCCGCCATGGTGGCGGCCTTTATGGGCCATAACCCCGGGGTCAAGCTGTCGCTGCAGACCTTTCCGTCGGGCAAGGTGGAGGAGTGGGTGGCCGGGGGGCACTTTGATCTGGGGATAGTGGAAAAACCCCAGGCCAAAAACGAGCTGGAAATCTGGCCCTACCGTTTTCGCATGTTGTGCGCGCTGCCGGCGGGCTCACCCCTGGCGGAGCGGCGGGAAATCACCATTGACGATCTGGAAGGGCGGCCCCTGATCACCCTGGGGGACGGCCATCAGAGCACCATGCAGCTGCGCAGCCTGGCCCACCGGCACAACCTGGCCCTCAACGTGGTGGCCGAAACCCAGCTGTTTCCGTCGGCCATGGGCCTGGTCGACGCCGGCGTCGGTTATACCCTGATCGACCCCATTACCGCCATGGAATACGGCAAGCGCCATGACTGCTCCGTGGTGCTGCGGCCGTTTGCGCCTCGGGTGGAGTTTGAAGTGGCCATTATTCTGCCGCGCTTTCACCTGACGTCACGGTTGTGCCAGCGCTTTCATGCCGCATTGAAGGCAGAGTTCGACGCCATGGCGGCGCGCTTTGCCTCGGCCGGGCAGGAGGCGGAACGGAACTGA